A section of the Brachyhypopomus gauderio isolate BG-103 chromosome 13, BGAUD_0.2, whole genome shotgun sequence genome encodes:
- the atg9b gene encoding autophagy-related protein 9B produces the protein MADFEAYQEYQRIDDYEEDSPPGEEDLLIHVPEGLRDSWHHIKNLDNFFTRIYHFHQKNGFACMMLSEFFELVQFLFVVTFTTFLFNCVEYDVLFANRAVNHTGQSLNPLDRSKVTLPDAILPSQQCMERIQGNSWIIFLLIMAAIFWIYRLGKVICNVLSYWEIRQFYTKALKIRMDELCNFSWQEVQGRLISLQREQQICIHKKELTELDIYHRILRFKNYTVAMINKSLLPVRLRLPFLGDVVFLTQGLKYNFELILFWGPGSLFQNKWNLHPKYKRAGNRLELSRQLSRVILLVGVANLLLCPFVLVWQVLYAFFSYAEVIKREPGSLGARRWSLYGRLYLRHFNELDHELQGRMGRGYKPAARYMNAFVSPLLAVLARNVAFFSGSVLAVLIALTVYDEDVLTVQHILTAITVLGVVITITRSFIPDEHMVWCPEQLLQCVLAHIHYMPDHWKGSAHKSETRDEMAQLFQYKAVFILEELLSPIVTPFILIFLLRNKSLEIIDFFRNFTVEVVGVGDICSFAQMDVRRHGNPQWMSEGQTEASVYQQAENGKTELSLMHFTLKNPRWQPPQDSSVFISHVREKVQQDTPSTQLLPSAQLLLSEAPLCTSLFSNESATTAPDSLLASVLAHPVLTGVAGRGRRGISSSQQPHAGHAHSHHLLHSHHHDGVTHRGDHAVANSMSASDSRLLGQSSSALLSEFASAEMSLHAIYMHEVHQQKFQSQRGPGLLQPPVPMRDLAASAAPGPPTQTIHTASLAVPSPLRLGGWTEEEEEEEEEINNSSVLDQSQTSRGSS, from the exons ATGGCTGATTTTGAAGCCTACCAGGAGTACCAGAGAATAGATGACTACGAGGAGGATTCACCTCCGGGAGAGGAGGACTTGCTGATTCACGTTCCAGAGGGGCTGCGAG ATTCCTGGCATCATATCAAGAACCTTGACAATTTCTTCACTAGAAT TTATCATTTCCATCAGAAGAATGGCTTTGCGTGCATGATGTTATCAGAGTTCTTTGAACTCGT GCAGTTCCTGTTTGTGGTCACATTTACAACCTTTCTGTTCAATTGTGTGGAGTACGATGTGCTGTTTGCCAACCGTGCTGTCAACCACACTGGCCAGAGTCTCAACCCGCTGGACAGGAGTAAGGTCACACTGCCTGATGCCATCCTACCCAGCCAGCAGTGCATGGAGAG GATCCAAGGCAACAGCTGGATCATTTTCCTTCTCATAATGGCGGCCATCTTCTGGATCTATCGTCTGGGGAAGGTGATCTGCAATGTCCTGAGCTACTGGGAGATCCGTCAGTTTTACACAAAAGCCCTGAAGATCAGGATG GACGAGCTGTGCAACTTCAGCTGGCAGGAGGTGCAGGGCCGGCTGATCAGCCTGCAGCGCGAGCAGCAGATCTGTATCCACAAGAAGGAGCTGACCGAGCTGGACATCTACCACCGCATCCTGCGCTTCAAGAACTACACCGTGGCCATGATCAACAAGTCCCTGCTGCCCGTGCGCCTGCGTCTGCCCTTCCTCGGCGACGTGGTCTTCCTCACCCAGGGCCTGAAGTACAACTTCGAGCTCATCCTCTTCTGGGGGCCTGGCTCGCTCTTCCAGAACAAGTGGAACCTGCATCCCAAGTACAAGCGGGCGGGGAACCGCCTGGAGCTGTCTCGCCAGCTCAGCCGCGTCATCCTGCTGGTGGGCGTGGCCAATCTACTGCTCTGCCCCTTCGTGCTGGTCTGGCAGGTGCTGTACGCGTTCTTCAGCTACGCCGAGGTGATCAAGCGCGAGCCGGGCAGCCTGGGGGCGCGGCGATGGTCCCTCTACGGACGCCTCTACCTGCGTCACTTCAACGAGCTGGACCACGAGCTGCAAGGCAGGATGGGCCGCGGGTACAAGCCCGCCGCCCGGTACATGAACGCCTTCGTGTCGCCGCTGCTGGCCGTGCTGGCGAGGAACGTGGCGTTCTTCTCCGGCTCCGTGCTCGCCGTGCTGATCGCGCTCACCGTCTACGACGAGGACGTGCTGACCGTGCAGCACATACTCACTGCCATCACCGTGCTGGGCGTggtcatcaccatcaccag GTCCTTTATCCCGGACGAGCATATGGTGTGGTGCCCGGAGCAGCTGTTACAGTGTGTCCTGGCCCACATCCACTACATGCCGGACCACTGGAAGGGCAGCGCTCACAAGAGTGAGACGCGAGACGAGATGGCCCAGCTCTTCCAGTACAAAGCG GTGTTCATACTGGAGGAGCTGCTGAGCCCCATCGTCACGCccttcatcctcatcttcctcctgcgGAACAAGTCCCTGGAGATCATCGACTTCTTCCGCAACTTCACCGTGGAGGTGGTGGGCGTCGGCGACATCTGCTCCTTCGCTCAGATGGACGTCCGCCGTCATGGCAACCCACAG TGGATGTCGGAGGGCCAGACGGAGGCCTCCGTCTACCAGCAGGCGGAGAACGGCAAGACGGAGCTGTCGCTCATGCACTTCACCCTGAAGAACCCGCGCTGGCAGCCTCCACAGGACAGCTCCGTCTTCATCAGCCATGTGCGGGAGAAGGTGCAGCAGGACACGCCCTCCACCCagctcctcccctctgcccagcTCCTCCTCTCCGAGGCGCCACTCTGCACCTCCCTGTTCTCCAATGAGTCCGCCACCACCGCG CCCGACAGTCTCCTGGCTAGTGTGCTGGCTCACCCAGTGCTGACAGGTGTGGCCGGCCGTGGTCGCCGTGGCATTTCCTCCTCCCAGCAGCCCCATGCTGGCCacgcccactcccaccacctccTGCACTCCCACCATCATGACGGCGTCACCCACCGCGGCGACCACGCCGTCGCCAACAG CATGTCTGCCAGCGACTCCAGGCTGTTGGGCCAGTCCAGCTCAGCCCTGCTGTCTGAGTTTGCCTCTGCAGAGATGAGCCTGCATGCCATATACATGCACGAG GTCCACCAGCAGAAGTTCCAGTCTCAGCGTGGACCAGGCCTCTTACAGCCTCCTGTGCCCATGAGGGACTTGGCTGCCAGTGCAG CGCCGGGACCTCCGACGCAGACGATCCACACAGCCAGCCTGGCCGTGCCTAGCCCTCTCCGGCTGGGAGGGtggacagaggaggaggaggaggaggaagaggaaatcAACAACAGCTCCGTGCTGGACCAGAGTCAgaccagcagggggagcagCTGA